A stretch of the Thiocystis violascens DSM 198 genome encodes the following:
- a CDS encoding encapsulin-associated ferritin-like protein, which translates to MANEGYHEPTEELSDETRDMHRAIISLMEELEAVDWYNQRVDVCKDADLQAILAHNRDEEKEHAAMVLEWIRRKDPSFDKELKDYLFTDKVIAHH; encoded by the coding sequence ATGGCGAACGAGGGCTATCACGAGCCGACCGAAGAACTGTCCGACGAAACCCGCGACATGCACCGGGCCATCATTTCACTGATGGAAGAACTGGAAGCGGTCGACTGGTACAACCAGCGGGTCGATGTCTGCAAGGACGCGGATCTTCAGGCGATCCTGGCGCACAATCGCGACGAAGAGAAGGAGCATGCCGCCATGGTATTGGAATGGATCCGCCGCAAGGATCCAAGCTTCGACAAGGAACTCAAGGATTATCTCTTTACCGACAAGGTCATCGCGCACCATTGA
- a CDS encoding glycosyltransferase, with translation MRVLMISDVYFPRITGVSTSIQTFAREFVGKGHEVTLIAPDYGQDAPEPFEILRIPSRYLPVDPEDRMLRPRQIRRHDADLERRGFDLVHIHTPFFAHYTGLGLAKRLGIPVIESYHTFFEQYLHHYVSFVPSSWLQRAARYFSAAQCNDVDALAVPSQAMLDILSRYGVKTPARVIPTGIELIQFSQGDGMRFRARYRIPPERPVLVHVSRLAFEKNIDFILRALARIKKQVPDVLLVIAGEGPARSQLAAQVQALGLSDHTLFTGYLDRDGSLEDCYCAGSAFVFASRTETQGLVLLEAMALGVPIVSTAVMGTKEVLAGGLGSLIAEEDEDDFAAKAVRLLTDPVLREVLSREAVQHARSWSAPVLADRMLQLYDHVSGNGLQQPVPASNPG, from the coding sequence ATGCGCGTTTTGATGATCTCGGATGTCTATTTCCCCCGCATCACCGGCGTTTCGACGTCCATCCAGACCTTCGCGAGGGAGTTTGTCGGCAAGGGCCATGAGGTCACCCTGATCGCGCCGGATTACGGCCAAGACGCGCCGGAACCCTTTGAAATCCTGCGCATCCCCTCGCGCTACCTTCCCGTCGACCCCGAGGACCGCATGCTGCGGCCCCGTCAGATTCGTCGCCACGATGCCGACCTCGAACGCCGCGGCTTCGATCTGGTGCACATCCATACGCCCTTTTTCGCGCACTACACCGGTCTCGGACTCGCCAAACGGCTTGGCATCCCCGTGATCGAAAGCTACCACACCTTTTTCGAGCAGTATCTTCATCACTATGTCTCCTTCGTTCCGTCAAGCTGGCTCCAGCGAGCGGCACGCTATTTCTCCGCGGCGCAGTGCAACGATGTCGACGCCCTGGCGGTGCCCTCGCAGGCCATGCTGGATATTCTGTCGCGCTATGGCGTCAAGACGCCGGCCAGGGTGATTCCGACCGGGATCGAACTGATTCAATTCAGCCAGGGCGACGGCATGCGCTTCCGCGCACGCTACCGGATTCCGCCCGAGCGACCGGTTCTGGTGCATGTGAGCCGTCTCGCCTTCGAAAAAAATATCGATTTTATCCTGCGGGCGCTCGCGCGCATCAAGAAGCAGGTACCCGACGTGCTGCTGGTCATCGCCGGGGAAGGCCCCGCCCGATCTCAGCTCGCGGCTCAGGTGCAGGCGTTGGGACTGAGCGATCACACGCTGTTCACCGGCTATCTCGATCGGGACGGCAGTCTGGAAGATTGCTACTGCGCCGGTTCGGCCTTCGTGTTCGCCTCGCGCACCGAGACCCAGGGGTTGGTTTTGCTGGAGGCCATGGCGCTGGGCGTCCCGATCGTCTCGACCGCGGTGATGGGAACCAAGGAGGTTCTGGCAGGGGGTTTGGGATCGCTCATCGCGGAGGAGGATGAGGACGATTTCGCCGCCAAGGCCGTGCGTCTTCTCACGGATCCGGTCCTGCGCGAGGTTCTGTCGCGCGAAGCCGTCCAGCACGCGCGCTCCTGGTCGGCCCCGGTACTCGCCGACCGCATGCTGCAACTCTACGATCACGTCTCCGGGAACGGACTTCAACAACCCGTGCCGGCGAGCAATCCAGGCTAG
- a CDS encoding queuosine precursor transporter produces the protein MTFDRPTRLFVILGGFFVCNALIAEFLGVKIFALEDTLGLAPFDWNLFGQSGSLSFTAGVLLWPVVFLMTDIINEYFGRRGVRFLSYLTVGLILYAFAFAYLAIALAPASWWVGIQAEQGVPDMQAAFGVIFGQGMWIIAGSVIAFLIGQIVDVTIFHRIRRITGSRYVWARATGSTLVSQLIDSFVVLYIAFVLGPQQWSMELFLAVGTVNYLYKFVVAIALTPLIYLGRSLIDRYLGPELARALTERAAGREGFAEK, from the coding sequence ATGACCTTTGACCGACCCACTCGACTCTTCGTCATCCTCGGCGGCTTCTTCGTCTGCAATGCGTTGATCGCCGAGTTTCTGGGCGTGAAGATCTTCGCGCTGGAGGACACCCTTGGACTGGCGCCCTTCGACTGGAATCTGTTCGGGCAGTCCGGGTCGCTGAGTTTCACGGCGGGCGTGCTGCTGTGGCCGGTGGTGTTCCTTATGACGGACATCATCAATGAGTATTTCGGACGGCGCGGGGTGCGCTTTCTCTCCTACCTGACGGTCGGACTGATTCTCTACGCCTTCGCCTTCGCCTATCTAGCGATCGCACTGGCTCCCGCCAGTTGGTGGGTGGGGATTCAGGCCGAGCAGGGCGTGCCGGACATGCAGGCGGCCTTCGGCGTGATCTTCGGTCAAGGGATGTGGATCATCGCCGGTTCGGTGATCGCCTTTCTGATCGGTCAGATCGTCGATGTGACCATCTTCCATCGGATCCGGCGGATCACGGGGAGTCGCTATGTGTGGGCGCGGGCGACGGGGTCGACGCTGGTGTCGCAGTTGATCGACAGTTTCGTGGTGCTCTACATCGCCTTTGTGCTGGGACCGCAGCAATGGTCCATGGAACTCTTTCTGGCGGTGGGGACGGTCAACTATCTCTATAAATTCGTCGTCGCCATCGCGCTGACGCCTTTGATCTATCTGGGGCGTTCTCTGATCGACCGCTATCTGGGACCGGAGCTTGCGCGGGCATTGACCGAGCGGGCGGCCGGGCGCGAGGGTTTCGCTGAGAAATGA
- the pstB gene encoding phosphate ABC transporter ATP-binding protein PstB yields MSSAELAGGQHSRATVGDFTAADPRMVCRDVDVWYGSKQAIHGVSLDIGKNEVVSMIGPSGCGKSTFLRSLNRMNDTIVGCRVTGSIQLDGQEIYDKGLDPVPLRARVGMVFQKPNPFPKSIYENVAYGPRIHGLTNNKAELDELVEASLQKAGLWNEVKDRLDQPGTGLSGGQQQRLCIARTIAVSPEVILMDEPCSALDPIATAIVEELIDELRQNFSIAIVTHSMQQAARVSQRTAYFHLGDLIEVGETNHIFTNPQHKLTEDYITGRFG; encoded by the coding sequence ATGAGCTCCGCCGAACTGGCGGGCGGACAGCATTCCAGGGCAACGGTCGGCGATTTCACCGCCGCCGATCCGCGCATGGTCTGCCGCGACGTCGATGTCTGGTATGGCAGCAAACAGGCGATCCATGGCGTCAGCCTGGACATCGGCAAGAACGAGGTTGTCTCCATGATCGGCCCCTCGGGCTGCGGCAAATCCACCTTCCTGCGCAGCCTGAACCGAATGAACGACACCATCGTCGGTTGCCGGGTCACGGGTTCGATCCAGCTCGACGGGCAGGAGATCTATGACAAGGGGCTTGATCCGGTCCCCTTGCGAGCCAGGGTCGGGATGGTCTTTCAGAAGCCCAACCCCTTTCCCAAGTCCATCTACGAAAACGTCGCCTATGGACCGCGCATCCATGGCTTGACCAATAACAAGGCGGAACTGGACGAACTGGTCGAGGCCAGTCTGCAAAAGGCCGGCCTCTGGAACGAGGTCAAGGATCGTCTCGACCAGCCCGGCACCGGACTGTCCGGCGGTCAGCAGCAGCGGCTTTGTATCGCGCGCACCATCGCGGTGTCGCCCGAGGTGATCCTGATGGACGAACCCTGTTCGGCGCTGGACCCGATCGCCACCGCCATCGTCGAGGAACTGATCGACGAGTTGCGCCAGAATTTCAGCATCGCCATCGTCACCCACTCGATGCAACAGGCCGCCCGCGTCTCGCAGCGCACCGCCTATTTCCATCTGGGCGATCTGATCGAGGTCGGCGAGACCAATCATATCTTCACCAATCCGCAGCATAAATTGACGGAAGACTACATCACCGGACGGTTTGGCTAA
- the dcd gene encoding dCTP deaminase produces the protein MAIKSDRWIRRMAEQGMIEPFEPGQVREGENGRVISYGTSSYGYDVRCADEFKIFTNINSAIVDPKNFDSNGFVDLKSDVCIIPPNSFALARTIEYFRVPRNTLLICLGKSTYARCGIIVNVTPLEPEWEGHVTLEFSNTTPLPAKIYANEGVAQILFLESDEICETSYKDRGGKYQGQRGVTLPKS, from the coding sequence ATGGCCATCAAATCCGACCGCTGGATCCGCCGCATGGCCGAGCAGGGGATGATCGAACCCTTCGAGCCCGGACAGGTGCGCGAGGGCGAGAATGGGCGCGTGATTTCCTACGGCACGTCGAGCTATGGCTACGATGTCCGCTGCGCCGACGAATTCAAGATCTTCACCAATATCAATTCGGCCATCGTCGATCCCAAAAATTTCGATTCCAACGGATTCGTCGATCTCAAGTCCGATGTCTGCATCATTCCGCCCAACTCCTTCGCGCTTGCCAGAACCATTGAGTATTTTCGTGTTCCACGGAATACTTTATTGATTTGTTTGGGAAAAAGCACGTATGCACGCTGCGGAATTATAGTAAATGTGACCCCATTGGAACCAGAATGGGAAGGCCATGTCACCCTGGAATTCTCCAACACCACGCCGCTTCCCGCGAAAATTTACGCCAATGAAGGCGTGGCGCAGATTCTCTTTCTTGAATCGGACGAGATTTGCGAAACATCCTATAAAGACCGTGGCGGCAAATATCAGGGTCAGCGCGGCGTGACCTTGCCGAAATCCTGA
- the pstA gene encoding phosphate ABC transporter permease PstA: protein MSNPAAILPGVQPRRTIDIVNASLKRRYARERRFRLIGAIAVGLGLAFVVLLFADIVSKGYTAFQQTYIRLPVTLTASVIDPAGTRDMESIAGANYSKLIRDALRQQFPEVTDRSELRRLYSILSVGAPQLLQERVMEDPSLIGTSQEIWVLADDDIDMLVKGNIDRDAAQGDRRVTDEAIGWVGQLEQQGRIEKRFNTIFFTHGTSREPELAGIAGALMGSFYTLTLALALSFPIGVGAALYLEEFAPKNRWTDLIEVNINNLAAVPSIVFGLLGLAVFIGFFGVPRSTPLVAAMVLTLMTLPIIIISSRAALKSVPPSIREAALGVGASPLQTQFHHVLPLAMPGMLTGTILGMAHALGETAPLLMIGMIAFIVDVPSGFTDSATVLPVQIFLWADSPERGFVERTSAAIMVLLAFLFLMNFVAVMLRRKFERRW, encoded by the coding sequence ATGAGTAATCCAGCCGCTATCCTGCCCGGTGTTCAGCCGCGCCGGACCATCGATATCGTCAACGCATCGCTGAAACGGCGCTATGCTCGGGAGCGCCGTTTCCGGCTGATTGGCGCCATCGCGGTTGGTCTCGGATTGGCATTCGTCGTCCTGTTGTTCGCCGATATCGTCAGCAAGGGCTATACAGCCTTTCAGCAGACCTACATTCGCCTGCCAGTCACGCTCACGGCCAGCGTCATCGATCCCGCAGGCACCAGGGACATGGAGTCAATTGCCGGCGCGAATTACAGTAAACTGATCAGGGATGCGCTGCGTCAGCAGTTTCCCGAGGTCACGGATCGTAGCGAACTGCGCCGGCTCTATTCGATACTGAGCGTTGGCGCTCCCCAGCTTCTACAAGAACGCGTGATGGAGGATCCCAGCCTGATCGGAACCAGCCAGGAGATCTGGGTGCTGGCCGACGACGATATCGACATGCTGGTCAAGGGTAATATCGACCGCGATGCCGCGCAGGGCGATCGGCGTGTTACGGATGAGGCCATTGGTTGGGTTGGCCAGCTTGAGCAACAGGGACGGATCGAAAAACGCTTTAACACCATCTTTTTCACCCATGGTACCTCGCGCGAGCCGGAGCTGGCCGGGATTGCCGGAGCGCTGATGGGGTCTTTCTACACCCTCACGCTGGCCCTGGCGCTCTCGTTCCCGATCGGCGTGGGTGCCGCGCTCTATCTGGAGGAGTTCGCTCCCAAGAACCGCTGGACCGATCTAATCGAGGTCAACATCAATAATCTCGCGGCGGTGCCATCCATCGTGTTCGGCCTGCTGGGGCTTGCGGTGTTCATCGGCTTCTTCGGCGTTCCGCGTTCCACTCCGTTGGTCGCGGCCATGGTGCTGACCCTCATGACCCTGCCGATCATCATCATCTCCAGCCGTGCGGCGCTGAAATCCGTGCCGCCGTCGATCCGCGAGGCCGCGCTCGGCGTTGGCGCCTCGCCCCTGCAGACCCAGTTCCATCATGTGCTGCCGCTGGCCATGCCCGGCATGCTGACCGGCACGATTCTCGGCATGGCCCACGCGCTGGGCGAGACCGCGCCGCTGCTGATGATCGGCATGATCGCCTTCATCGTCGATGTACCCAGCGGCTTCACCGATTCGGCCACCGTCCTGCCGGTGCAGATCTTCCTGTGGGCGGACAGCCCGGAGCGCGGTTTCGTGGAGCGCACCTCGGCGGCGATCATGGTGCTACTGGCCTTCCTGTTCCTGATGAACTTTGTCGCGGTCATGCTGCGACGCAAATTCGAGCGGCGCTGGTAG
- the pstC gene encoding phosphate ABC transporter permease subunit PstC: MYAWILILMLLAVMAVAYQLGIKRAVSSVGGLTQINALHSLPSYYGLYAALWAGIPALLLMGLWIGFQDQIVTSLVTANLSPDMLEGQSSGRIDLILNDIKNLATGNIVSATVTPEVQAAADQYARLERIATWSMWLAVLAVALGGMAYAWRKTGPQMRARNRVESIFLAIMIVFSSIAILTTLGIVLSVLFESLRFFDMVSPVEFFLGTNWSPQIALRADQVGATGAFGAIPLFTGTLMVSLIAMLVAVPIGLMSAIYLSEYAPRNVRAVAKPVIEILAGIPTVVYGFFAALTVAPAIRDLGVSLGLEVASESALAAGLVMGIMIIPFVSSLSDDVINAVPQSMRDGSYALGATQSETIRRVIVPAALPGIVGGILLAVSRAIGETMIVVMAAGMAANLTANPLESVTTVTVQIVTLLTGDQEFDSAKTLAAFALGLTLFLVTLSLNIVALSIVRKYREQYE; encoded by the coding sequence ATGTACGCCTGGATCCTCATTCTCATGCTGCTCGCGGTCATGGCCGTGGCTTACCAATTGGGCATTAAGCGCGCCGTCTCCAGCGTTGGCGGTCTGACCCAAATTAATGCACTCCATTCGCTGCCATCTTATTACGGCCTTTATGCCGCGCTCTGGGCCGGCATTCCAGCCCTCCTGCTCATGGGGTTGTGGATCGGGTTTCAAGATCAGATCGTCACCAGTCTGGTCACCGCCAATCTGTCCCCGGACATGCTTGAGGGTCAGTCTTCCGGGCGCATCGACCTGATCCTCAACGACATCAAGAACCTGGCGACTGGCAACATCGTGTCGGCCACCGTGACTCCGGAGGTCCAGGCTGCCGCCGATCAGTACGCGCGGCTTGAACGCATCGCCACCTGGTCCATGTGGCTAGCCGTGCTGGCCGTAGCGCTTGGCGGCATGGCGTACGCTTGGAGGAAAACCGGACCCCAGATGCGCGCCCGCAATCGGGTCGAATCCATCTTTCTGGCGATCATGATCGTGTTTTCGTCGATTGCGATTCTGACGACCCTGGGGATCGTGCTCTCGGTTCTGTTCGAGTCACTGCGGTTCTTTGACATGGTCTCGCCGGTCGAATTTTTCCTTGGCACCAACTGGAGCCCGCAGATCGCGTTGCGTGCCGATCAAGTCGGCGCGACCGGTGCCTTCGGCGCCATCCCGCTCTTCACCGGGACGCTGATGGTTTCGCTGATCGCCATGCTGGTGGCTGTGCCCATCGGTCTGATGTCCGCGATCTACCTGTCCGAGTATGCCCCGCGCAATGTGCGCGCGGTGGCCAAGCCGGTGATTGAGATTCTGGCCGGCATTCCGACCGTGGTGTATGGTTTCTTCGCCGCCTTGACCGTGGCGCCGGCGATCCGCGATCTTGGTGTCTCGCTCGGACTGGAAGTCGCCTCCGAGAGTGCCCTGGCGGCTGGACTGGTCATGGGTATCATGATCATCCCCTTCGTGTCTTCCCTGTCGGACGACGTGATCAACGCGGTGCCCCAGTCCATGCGCGACGGCTCATACGCCTTAGGCGCGACTCAGTCCGAGACCATCCGCCGGGTGATCGTGCCCGCCGCGCTGCCCGGCATCGTCGGCGGCATCCTGCTTGCCGTCTCGCGGGCGATCGGCGAAACCATGATCGTGGTAATGGCCGCAGGCATGGCCGCTAACCTGACCGCCAATCCGCTCGAGAGCGTGACCACGGTGACGGTGCAGATCGTGACCCTGCTGACCGGCGACCAGGAATTCGATAGCGCTAAGACGCTTGCGGCCTTCGCGCTGGGTCTGACGCTCTTTCTGGTGACCCTGTCACTCAATATCGTCGCCTTGTCGATCGTGCGTAAATATCGGGAGCAATATGAGTAA
- the phoU gene encoding phosphate signaling complex protein PhoU, producing the protein MTDTTSLKPIADLASGHTVRRYDQELAKLRGIILEMGERVVEQTQSAVRALVDREDSQAFRVLDREPQIDFLSLDADEEVFLVIARRQPTAVDLRIVLALSKIADDVERAGDKAVRIARQALELRDLGAGADLLSEALRDALRQLDDKACCMFERGIKAVATFDVALALHIFEDESSLYQASHEARKLLGEQDREGLTPRQAVCLLTTAHALERIGNHASNIAEQVIYVALGQDVRYRNREILIETLRHHGY; encoded by the coding sequence ATGACAGACACCACTTCCCTCAAGCCGATCGCCGATCTCGCCAGCGGGCATACCGTGCGCCGCTACGATCAGGAACTCGCGAAACTGCGCGGGATCATCCTGGAGATGGGCGAGCGCGTGGTGGAGCAGACGCAGTCCGCCGTGAGGGCGCTGGTGGATCGGGAGGACAGCCAGGCGTTCCGGGTGCTCGACCGTGAACCCCAGATCGATTTTCTGTCGCTCGATGCCGACGAGGAAGTCTTCCTGGTGATTGCGCGCCGCCAGCCCACGGCGGTCGACCTGCGCATCGTCCTGGCCCTGTCCAAGATTGCCGACGACGTGGAGCGCGCGGGCGACAAGGCGGTGCGCATCGCCCGCCAGGCGCTGGAGTTGCGGGATCTGGGTGCCGGTGCCGACCTGCTGTCGGAGGCCTTGAGAGATGCGCTGCGTCAGCTCGACGACAAAGCCTGCTGCATGTTCGAGCGCGGCATCAAGGCCGTGGCCACCTTCGACGTCGCGCTCGCGCTGCATATTTTCGAGGATGAGTCGAGCCTCTATCAGGCCTCCCACGAGGCGCGCAAACTCCTGGGCGAGCAGGATCGAGAGGGTCTGACACCGCGCCAGGCCGTCTGTCTGCTGACCACCGCCCACGCCCTGGAACGCATCGGCAATCACGCCTCCAACATCGCCGAGCAGGTGATTTACGTGGCGCTCGGGCAGGATGTCCGCTACCGCAATCGCGAAATCCTCATCGAGACCCTGCGTCACCACGGGTATTGA
- a CDS encoding PstS family phosphate ABC transporter substrate-binding protein gives MNKTLIASAVLLAAGSLSTQAMARDTINIVGSSTVFPFSTAVAETFGRTMGYKTPKVESTGTGGGMKLFCAGVGVDHPDITNASRRMKASEFENCQKAGAKEITEVKIGFDGIAIANSKKAPQLDLTLKDIFLALAKDVPDASGKIVPNPYKTWKDVNSALPDAKIEVLGPPPTSGTRDAFVELAMEGGCNSIPEIKALKKSDEKKHKAICGGIREDGAYIEAGENDNLIVQKLASNKNALGIFGYSFLDQNTDKVQGSKIAGVEPTYETISDGSYPVSRSIYFYVKNAHVGTIPGIKQFVTEFTSDKAWGPEGYLADKGLISLPDAERASVAKSAQALEPMSKPE, from the coding sequence ATGAACAAGACTCTGATCGCCTCCGCCGTCCTGCTGGCGGCCGGCTCGCTCTCGACTCAGGCCATGGCCCGCGACACCATCAACATTGTCGGCTCCTCGACGGTGTTCCCTTTCTCCACTGCGGTTGCAGAGACCTTTGGGCGCACCATGGGTTATAAAACCCCCAAGGTTGAGTCCACCGGCACAGGCGGTGGCATGAAGCTTTTCTGCGCCGGCGTGGGCGTGGATCATCCGGATATCACCAATGCCTCGCGCCGCATGAAGGCATCCGAGTTCGAGAACTGCCAGAAAGCTGGCGCGAAGGAGATCACCGAGGTCAAGATCGGCTTCGACGGCATCGCCATCGCGAATTCTAAAAAGGCACCCCAGCTCGATTTGACGCTGAAGGATATCTTTCTGGCGCTCGCCAAGGATGTCCCGGATGCCAGCGGCAAAATCGTCCCCAATCCGTACAAGACCTGGAAGGACGTGAATTCTGCCCTCCCGGATGCCAAGATCGAGGTTCTGGGTCCGCCGCCGACCTCTGGCACCCGCGACGCCTTCGTCGAATTGGCAATGGAAGGCGGTTGCAACAGCATTCCCGAGATCAAGGCGCTGAAGAAGAGCGACGAGAAGAAGCATAAGGCCATCTGCGGTGGTATCCGCGAGGACGGCGCTTATATCGAGGCTGGCGAGAACGATAACCTGATCGTGCAGAAGCTCGCGTCCAACAAGAACGCTCTGGGCATTTTTGGTTACAGCTTCCTCGACCAGAACACCGATAAGGTGCAGGGTTCCAAGATCGCCGGCGTCGAGCCAACCTACGAGACCATCTCCGATGGGTCTTATCCGGTGTCGCGCTCGATCTATTTCTATGTCAAGAACGCGCATGTCGGGACCATCCCCGGCATCAAGCAGTTCGTCACCGAATTCACCAGCGACAAGGCCTGGGGTCCCGAGGGTTATCTGGCCGACAAAGGTCTGATCTCGCTGCCCGATGCCGAACGCGCCAGTGTCGCCAAGTCCGCTCAGGCGCTGGAGCCCATGTCCAAGCCGGAATAA